A window from Lactiplantibacillus pentosus encodes these proteins:
- a CDS encoding ABC transporter ATP-binding protein — translation MENQYKVELHNVTKEYDLYRSNNDKLKHFFNIGNVEVPRFWSLKGVSLNVKPGEALGIIGINGSGKSTISNIISGIIPQTTGTVDVHGDTSIISIGAGLKWNLTGDENIRLKGLMQGLSIKEIQEVRDDIVDFADIGDFIGQPVKDYSTGMRSRLGFAIAVHINPDIMIIDEALSVGDDTFYQKCVDKIMEFKKQGKTIIFVSHNLRQVELLCDRVAWMHFGDLLEVGDTKETVGHYRKFSKDFKAQTAAYRKKYQVAKKKEQADFDIEAYERQLVEERAKDSDKSKQAISRDVHRTLYKQILPEKMTVTTKIVMWVAILLFIFTGLVNISGHSFTSAIENPTVLLHPVDHYIKSQSVLFNNN, via the coding sequence ATGGAAAACCAATATAAAGTTGAATTGCATAATGTCACTAAAGAATATGATTTATATCGTAGTAACAATGATAAGTTAAAACACTTTTTTAACATTGGTAACGTTGAAGTCCCGCGGTTCTGGTCACTTAAAGGGGTCAGTCTGAATGTCAAACCCGGGGAAGCACTCGGGATTATTGGAATCAATGGTTCTGGTAAGTCGACCATCTCCAACATTATTTCGGGAATCATTCCTCAAACGACGGGGACGGTCGATGTGCATGGTGACACGTCGATCATCTCGATTGGTGCCGGTCTTAAGTGGAACTTGACGGGTGATGAAAATATCCGGTTAAAAGGGCTCATGCAAGGCTTGAGTATTAAGGAAATCCAAGAAGTCCGTGATGATATCGTTGATTTTGCGGATATCGGTGATTTTATTGGACAACCCGTTAAAGACTACTCAACTGGGATGCGGTCGCGGTTAGGCTTTGCCATCGCGGTTCACATCAATCCAGATATCATGATTATTGATGAAGCGTTATCCGTTGGTGATGATACTTTCTATCAAAAGTGTGTGGATAAAATCATGGAATTCAAGAAGCAAGGCAAGACGATTATCTTCGTCAGCCATAACTTGCGCCAAGTTGAATTACTATGTGACCGGGTGGCTTGGATGCACTTTGGTGACCTGCTAGAAGTCGGTGATACCAAGGAAACGGTCGGCCATTACCGGAAATTCTCTAAGGACTTCAAAGCGCAAACGGCCGCTTATCGTAAGAAGTACCAAGTTGCTAAGAAGAAAGAACAAGCGGACTTTGATATTGAGGCTTACGAGCGTCAATTAGTCGAAGAGCGCGCTAAAGATAGCGATAAGAGCAAGCAAGCGATTAGTCGGGATGTTCACCGGACGCTGTACAAACAAATCTTGCCAGAAAAGATGACGGTCACGACCAAAATCGTGATGTGGGTGGCAATCCTATTGTTCATCTTTACTGGACTCGTCAACATTTCGGGGCATTCGTTTACGTCCGCAATTGAGAATCCGACGGTACTGTTACATCCAGTTGACCACTATATTAAGAGTCAGTCGGTCTTATTCAATAATAACTGA
- a CDS encoding ammonium transporter has product MNAANSTFLVLSSILVLFITPGLAFFYGGLVSKRNVVNTMLSVFMICGLAILLWLAFGYSLSFSGDIGGVVGNFKALWLHGVDLTALTATKIPNGLYLIFQMMFAIITPALFVGAVVGRIRFKFLLTFIIFWSLLIYYPMVHMVWDNGLLAKLGVIDFAGGTVVHINAGITALVLSAFLGARHKYGKDATQHYNILWVLLGTAILWIGWYGFNAGSALAMNDIAIQAFLTTTVATATSMMTWMVVDMLTKGKPTLVGVCTGTLCGLVGITPACGYVTVSGAFWIGLVATLTSYGFITFIKPRLGIDDALDAFGCHGVSGMVGSIMTGLFASKAVNSSISLNGLFYGGGFKLFGLQLLATAFTIIFTTIACIVIIVLLKRVIRMRVDEQEEELGLDQGEHGEVADYTVQMSHELTNIQHHSDEFRGQLAQLLNKQERFR; this is encoded by the coding sequence ATGAACGCTGCAAATTCAACGTTTTTAGTTTTATCTAGTATATTGGTATTATTCATAACGCCCGGATTGGCCTTCTTCTATGGTGGGCTGGTCTCCAAACGTAACGTTGTTAACACGATGCTATCTGTCTTCATGATTTGTGGCCTAGCAATTCTATTATGGCTAGCTTTTGGCTACTCACTGTCGTTCTCTGGTGATATTGGTGGCGTGGTCGGTAACTTCAAGGCATTGTGGTTGCATGGTGTCGACCTAACCGCACTAACGGCCACTAAAATTCCAAACGGCTTATACCTGATTTTCCAAATGATGTTCGCCATTATTACACCGGCCCTATTCGTGGGAGCCGTCGTTGGGCGGATTCGCTTCAAATTCCTACTGACCTTCATTATCTTCTGGTCACTACTGATCTACTACCCAATGGTTCACATGGTGTGGGATAACGGGTTGCTTGCGAAACTCGGCGTAATCGACTTCGCCGGCGGAACGGTCGTCCATATCAATGCCGGAATTACCGCGTTAGTCCTCTCTGCCTTTTTAGGTGCTCGGCACAAATATGGCAAGGACGCGACGCAGCACTACAATATTTTATGGGTCTTACTCGGGACGGCGATTTTGTGGATCGGCTGGTACGGATTCAACGCCGGCTCCGCATTAGCAATGAATGACATCGCGATTCAGGCCTTCCTGACTACGACGGTTGCGACTGCCACTTCCATGATGACTTGGATGGTCGTCGATATGCTGACGAAGGGCAAACCAACCCTCGTTGGTGTCTGTACCGGGACCCTGTGTGGGTTAGTTGGCATTACGCCAGCTTGTGGGTACGTCACGGTCTCTGGAGCTTTCTGGATTGGCTTGGTTGCGACCCTCACAAGTTACGGCTTCATCACGTTTATCAAGCCGCGTTTAGGAATTGACGACGCCCTTGACGCCTTTGGTTGCCACGGCGTCTCTGGGATGGTCGGCAGTATCATGACTGGCCTCTTTGCCAGCAAAGCCGTCAACAGTTCCATCTCACTCAACGGTCTGTTCTACGGCGGTGGTTTCAAACTATTCGGCCTACAACTACTCGCAACCGCGTTTACCATCATCTTTACCACCATCGCTTGCATCGTCATTATCGTGCTATTGAAACGGGTCATTAGAATGCGCGTTGACGAACAAGAAGAAGAACTGGGGTTAGACCAAGGCGAACACGGCGAAGTTGCCGATTACACGGTTCAAATGAGTCATGAATTAACTAATATCCAACACCACAGCGATGAATTCCGCGGACAACTCGCGCAATTGCTGAATAAGCAGGAACGGTTCCGTTAG
- a CDS encoding L-lactate dehydrogenase, translating into MRKYAIIGVGHVGATIAYTLVCKGIADELILIDTNVGKARAEQLDLQDAQARLDSRTIIKINDYHELDDTDILFVTSGNIHALDHASGNRWAEFEYTKQIVQDIAPKVKATKFDGVVIDTMNPCDAITHYFQRATGLSRQQVFGTGTFLDTARMQKVVAEAFDCDPKNISGYVYGEHGESQFSAWSTVQVNGIPITSLVDKYHLDLDALEAAARHGGWAVHSGKGYTSFAIATCAVKLSEAVFANARLACPVSAYSETFGTYVGQPAIIGKDGVESVTTLALTEDEQAKFRNSADTIIEKFHAFDDVLSEQSAQKRQQA; encoded by the coding sequence ATGCGGAAATATGCGATTATTGGGGTCGGTCACGTTGGTGCAACGATTGCTTATACATTGGTTTGTAAAGGAATTGCGGATGAATTAATCTTAATTGATACGAATGTCGGTAAGGCCCGCGCGGAACAATTAGATTTACAAGATGCCCAAGCCCGATTAGATAGTCGGACAATCATTAAAATCAATGATTACCATGAATTAGACGATACCGATATTTTATTCGTGACTAGTGGCAATATTCATGCCCTTGACCATGCGTCTGGCAATCGCTGGGCGGAGTTTGAATATACTAAGCAGATCGTGCAAGACATTGCGCCTAAGGTTAAAGCCACGAAATTCGATGGTGTGGTGATTGATACGATGAATCCGTGTGATGCCATCACGCATTATTTCCAACGTGCGACCGGATTATCCCGGCAACAAGTCTTCGGGACGGGGACTTTCCTCGATACGGCACGGATGCAAAAAGTCGTCGCAGAAGCGTTTGATTGTGATCCGAAGAATATCAGCGGTTACGTCTATGGCGAACATGGCGAATCTCAATTCAGCGCTTGGTCAACGGTTCAAGTGAACGGCATTCCAATCACGTCGTTAGTCGACAAGTATCACTTAGACTTGGATGCGCTGGAAGCCGCCGCACGGCATGGTGGCTGGGCCGTTCACTCCGGCAAAGGCTATACGAGCTTCGCCATCGCAACTTGTGCGGTCAAGTTAAGCGAAGCCGTCTTCGCGAATGCGCGGTTAGCTTGTCCAGTCTCTGCATATAGTGAGACGTTCGGTACCTACGTCGGTCAGCCAGCGATTATTGGCAAGGATGGCGTTGAAAGTGTAACGACTTTGGCCCTGACAGAAGACGAACAAGCGAAGTTCCGGAATTCAGCGGATACGATCATTGAGAAATTCCACGCGTTTGATGACGTTTTAAGTGAACAATCTGCCCAAAAACGTCAACAAGCCTAA
- a CDS encoding M57 family metalloprotease, giving the protein MKRKYRAKLGLTTLTIIVGIGLTPIANAKSIATPISRSRWPHAQVTYVIQASASERRVYQAAIRAWNATGQFKFVQGTTAHHQVTLGTSNATTGQYYRLAGITFSTGYPNGYYTKAQVYLLTRNFTRYHYSYSDQVHVAEHELGHTIGLEHSRDRHSVMLADNRYNGISSADSTAVRLRYRLPVGRL; this is encoded by the coding sequence ATGAAACGTAAATATCGTGCAAAGTTAGGTTTAACAACGTTAACGATTATCGTCGGAATTGGGCTGACTCCGATTGCCAACGCCAAGTCAATTGCGACGCCAATCTCACGTAGTCGGTGGCCACACGCGCAGGTCACCTATGTCATTCAAGCGTCTGCTTCCGAGCGGCGCGTTTATCAAGCAGCGATTCGCGCTTGGAATGCCACCGGTCAATTCAAATTCGTTCAGGGGACCACTGCTCACCATCAAGTGACACTGGGAACGAGTAACGCCACGACCGGACAATACTATCGCCTGGCCGGTATCACGTTTTCGACTGGCTATCCTAATGGCTACTATACGAAAGCCCAAGTCTATCTATTAACTCGCAACTTCACACGCTACCATTATTCCTATTCAGATCAGGTGCACGTGGCGGAACACGAACTCGGCCATACGATTGGCCTCGAACACAGCCGTGATCGCCACAGTGTCATGCTTGCCGATAATCGTTATAACGGCATCAGCAGTGCGGACAGTACCGCTGTCCGGTTGCGCTACCGATTACCGGTTGGCAGGCTGTAA
- the rpiA gene encoding ribose 5-phosphate isomerase A — MTIKQAIVQQALTLIKPQMVVGFGGGTTVGELVKEAANLVNDITVVTPSPTTRQLATVLGYTVVDTAYCDRVDIAFDGCDQLDHHGNALKSGGGIHANEKIIASLADEYWLLTMQDRLVDQFDIKTPLVLEVLPGALSLVMRSVSDLGGQATIRTAENRDGFTLTDSGNLLIDCHFPTYANLPTLNTALATLAGVVETSYFDRLVTNAWLGDAATNTVRALF, encoded by the coding sequence ATGACGATCAAACAAGCAATCGTTCAGCAGGCGCTCACGCTAATCAAACCGCAGATGGTAGTAGGTTTCGGTGGGGGCACGACCGTGGGGGAACTCGTCAAGGAAGCGGCCAACCTGGTCAATGACATTACGGTCGTGACCCCGTCGCCCACGACACGTCAATTGGCAACGGTATTAGGATATACGGTCGTCGATACGGCTTATTGCGACCGCGTTGATATTGCTTTTGACGGCTGTGATCAGTTGGACCATCACGGTAACGCCCTCAAAAGTGGTGGTGGCATTCATGCGAACGAAAAAATTATTGCCAGTCTGGCGGATGAATACTGGCTACTGACGATGCAGGACCGCTTAGTCGATCAATTTGATATCAAAACGCCACTCGTGCTGGAAGTCTTACCGGGCGCGCTATCATTAGTGATGCGCAGTGTCAGCGACCTTGGTGGCCAAGCCACTATTCGGACCGCTGAGAATCGCGACGGCTTTACGCTGACCGACAGTGGTAACCTCCTAATCGATTGCCATTTCCCGACCTATGCTAACTTACCAACACTCAATACCGCGTTAGCAACGCTGGCTGGCGTAGTTGAGACCAGCTATTTTGACCGGCTAGTGACGAATGCCTGGCTAGGCGATGCAGCCACTAACACTGTGCGGGCATTATTTTAA
- a CDS encoding multicopper oxidase family protein produces the protein MAKKVYTDYFFDEPAYNTHDGGYIPLVTPKVDPQPLAIPPLLQPDRQTDTDDYYTVTAQESETQFLPGKKTKTWGYNAGFLGQTIVFRNGKQTHIDLQNKLPELTTFHWHGLNVPGPITDGGCHAPVYPGQTNHIDFKVHQPAATTWLHAHPCPSTATQVWKGLATMVIIKDDVEDQLPLPRNYGVDDIPMVLQDREFHEDNQFDYRADYDPDGVQGHTALVNGTVNPYFDVTTQRVRLRILDGSNRREWRLHFNDDLEFAQVGSDGGILPAPVYMTKVMMTCAERDEIVVDFGKYQPGDEVTLMTDDTPLCRFRIKAFEPDDTTLPDHLVDIPDEAPTADLPVRKITMDGMDDEVALNGKKFDMERIDARQKVGDVAIWEIRNTNSTENGMVHPFHVHGTQFTVLSRNGGPVYPNEHGLKDTVGVNPGETVRIKVKFELTGVYMYHCHIIEHEDGGMMAQIESYDPEHPQTYHLMDMDTLRNAFAEEQGVKPEDVWMPGM, from the coding sequence ATGGCAAAAAAAGTCTATACTGATTATTTTTTTGATGAACCTGCTTACAACACACATGACGGTGGCTATATTCCGTTAGTGACTCCGAAAGTCGACCCACAGCCGTTAGCGATTCCGCCGTTACTGCAACCGGACCGTCAGACCGATACGGATGACTATTATACGGTCACGGCCCAAGAGAGCGAAACCCAGTTTTTGCCGGGGAAGAAGACCAAGACTTGGGGCTACAATGCAGGCTTTTTAGGTCAAACAATCGTTTTTCGGAATGGTAAGCAGACCCATATTGACTTACAGAACAAACTCCCAGAATTAACCACCTTCCACTGGCACGGATTGAACGTTCCCGGGCCAATTACGGATGGTGGCTGTCATGCACCCGTTTATCCAGGTCAGACGAACCACATTGATTTTAAGGTACACCAACCCGCCGCAACCACTTGGCTACATGCTCATCCATGTCCATCGACCGCGACCCAAGTCTGGAAAGGGTTAGCAACGATGGTCATTATCAAGGATGACGTCGAAGACCAATTGCCATTACCACGCAACTACGGGGTCGATGATATTCCAATGGTCCTACAAGATCGTGAATTCCATGAAGATAATCAATTTGATTACCGTGCTGACTACGATCCTGATGGCGTTCAAGGCCACACTGCCTTAGTTAACGGGACGGTCAACCCATACTTTGATGTCACCACTCAACGCGTTCGGTTACGGATCTTAGACGGTTCCAACCGGCGTGAATGGCGGTTGCATTTTAACGATGACTTGGAATTTGCACAAGTTGGTTCTGATGGCGGGATTTTACCAGCACCCGTCTATATGACCAAAGTGATGATGACTTGTGCCGAACGTGATGAAATCGTGGTCGACTTTGGCAAATATCAACCAGGCGATGAAGTGACCTTGATGACTGACGATACGCCACTATGCCGCTTCAGAATCAAAGCCTTCGAACCAGACGATACCACGTTGCCAGACCACTTAGTCGATATTCCAGACGAAGCACCAACTGCTGACTTGCCTGTTCGGAAGATCACGATGGACGGGATGGACGATGAAGTTGCGCTCAACGGCAAGAAGTTCGACATGGAACGGATCGACGCCCGTCAAAAAGTCGGCGACGTTGCCATTTGGGAAATCCGGAATACGAATAGTACCGAAAATGGTATGGTTCACCCATTCCACGTCCACGGGACACAGTTCACCGTGTTATCCAGAAACGGCGGCCCGGTCTATCCAAACGAACATGGTTTGAAAGATACGGTGGGCGTCAACCCTGGTGAGACGGTTCGCATCAAGGTCAAGTTTGAATTGACCGGGGTCTACATGTATCACTGCCACATCATCGAACATGAAGATGGTGGGATGATGGCCCAAATCGAATCTTACGACCCAGAACATCCACAAACCTATCATTTAATGGATATGGACACGTTACGGAATGCCTTCGCTGAAGAGCAAGGCGTCAAACCCGAAGACGTCTGGATGCCAGGAATGTAA
- a CDS encoding DUF1304 domain-containing protein has translation MHIAATIMALVVAVEHLFILWLEMFNADSELASKSFGIPRQTLQSPAVQLLFKNQGLYNGFLAVGILYSLFVIPAVASAGATLFFLACVMVAAVYGSITVSRAIVVIQGLPALIAFILMYFV, from the coding sequence ATGCATATTGCAGCAACAATCATGGCACTAGTCGTCGCCGTTGAACATCTCTTCATTTTGTGGCTGGAAATGTTCAATGCGGATAGCGAACTGGCGTCGAAGTCATTCGGCATTCCACGACAAACGCTACAATCACCAGCCGTGCAATTATTATTTAAAAATCAGGGGCTCTATAATGGCTTTTTGGCCGTCGGAATTCTATACAGCTTATTCGTCATTCCGGCAGTAGCGAGTGCGGGAGCGACGTTATTCTTCCTAGCCTGCGTGATGGTGGCAGCGGTTTACGGCAGTATCACGGTCAGCCGGGCGATCGTCGTTATTCAAGGCTTGCCAGCACTGATCGCCTTTATCTTAATGTACTTTGTTTAA
- a CDS encoding YbhB/YbcL family Raf kinase inhibitor-like protein, which produces MQLSIPTTDGALAATYSKQAAPAQIYKGHPIISFPVDISDVPAGTHSLAFTFVDHDAIPVGGFTWIHWIAANLPATTTHIPENASQTGAIPMVQGNNSTAGGYVHETDPKVSQHYVGPYPPDKDHRYSFKLFALDTELDLQPGYWLNEFHDAIAGHVLATAKTTVIGRV; this is translated from the coding sequence ATGCAACTATCAATTCCGACCACTGACGGTGCTTTAGCTGCGACCTATTCAAAACAAGCGGCACCCGCGCAAATTTATAAGGGCCACCCCATCATCTCATTTCCGGTCGATATCAGTGACGTGCCTGCTGGGACGCACTCACTAGCCTTCACCTTCGTCGACCACGATGCGATTCCCGTGGGTGGTTTCACGTGGATTCACTGGATTGCGGCCAACCTACCCGCAACCACGACCCATATTCCGGAAAACGCCAGCCAAACTGGTGCGATTCCAATGGTGCAGGGCAACAACTCGACTGCCGGTGGCTATGTTCACGAAACTGACCCGAAAGTCAGCCAACACTATGTCGGCCCTTACCCGCCAGACAAGGATCATCGCTATTCATTCAAGCTATTTGCACTGGATACTGAACTAGATTTACAACCCGGTTACTGGCTGAACGAATTCCATGACGCCATCGCCGGACACGTACTCGCAACCGCGAAGACCACTGTGATTGGTCGAGTTTAA
- a CDS encoding DUF2075 domain-containing protein produces MSSTISAATFKLNEQAALSPAQQSLEQQLLTFIRSHRHQDQSSLFVIHGDAGTGKSAVLAAAFGRLQALSRSTTANDLHATENYLVVNHNEMLKIYKRLAGDDPDLRKKDFQKPTPLINRLTKTHQRADVIFIDEAHLLLTQPDRYNRFDGHNQLTELIQHAHVVVLVFDTRQVLKLKSYWHENDLEPFLAHYPHASYNLDEQFRVTGGPAVVNWIDHFTHGQLLEKPATPDFDLRFFDDGQPMYDLIRQQDHRFGLARMVATADFPYVVNHGTWYVTAGQLKLPWDKVNLTDDPWALRPETLNEVGSIYTIQGFDLNYAGVILGPSVGYDAVHDRVIVRPERYEDQEAFKQRADLGDLEPLKQQIIFNSINVLMKRGRYGLYIYAVDPALRERLLAL; encoded by the coding sequence ATGTCATCTACAATTAGTGCCGCGACATTCAAGCTGAACGAACAAGCTGCGTTATCGCCGGCACAACAATCTTTGGAGCAACAACTGCTCACCTTCATTCGGTCGCATCGCCATCAGGACCAATCCAGTCTCTTCGTGATTCATGGCGATGCGGGGACCGGTAAAAGTGCCGTCCTCGCTGCGGCATTCGGCCGACTTCAAGCCCTTAGCCGCAGTACGACCGCTAACGACCTCCACGCCACGGAGAATTATTTGGTCGTCAATCATAACGAAATGCTCAAAATTTACAAACGCTTGGCAGGCGACGATCCCGACCTGCGCAAAAAGGACTTTCAAAAACCAACGCCACTCATTAATCGACTCACCAAGACGCACCAGCGCGCTGATGTCATTTTTATCGATGAAGCACACCTGTTGTTGACGCAACCAGACCGCTACAACCGCTTCGACGGGCATAATCAACTCACAGAACTGATTCAGCATGCGCACGTGGTCGTGCTCGTCTTCGATACCCGCCAAGTCTTGAAGCTCAAGAGTTATTGGCATGAAAACGATCTTGAGCCATTTTTGGCCCATTATCCACATGCGAGTTATAACCTCGACGAGCAATTTCGTGTCACCGGTGGTCCAGCAGTCGTCAACTGGATCGATCACTTTACCCATGGCCAATTGCTTGAAAAACCTGCCACACCTGATTTTGACCTGCGCTTCTTCGATGACGGCCAACCGATGTACGACCTCATCCGTCAACAGGACCACCGCTTCGGGCTGGCACGGATGGTCGCCACCGCTGATTTTCCATACGTCGTCAATCACGGCACCTGGTACGTCACGGCCGGCCAACTCAAGCTTCCCTGGGATAAAGTCAACTTGACCGACGACCCGTGGGCTTTACGGCCCGAAACGCTGAATGAGGTGGGGTCAATTTACACCATTCAAGGCTTTGATTTGAACTACGCTGGCGTGATTCTCGGGCCATCGGTTGGCTACGATGCTGTCCACGACCGGGTCATCGTCCGTCCCGAACGCTATGAAGACCAGGAAGCCTTCAAGCAACGCGCCGACCTGGGTGACCTCGAGCCACTCAAGCAACAAATCATCTTCAACTCGATCAACGTTTTGATGAAACGCGGGCGCTACGGGCTTTACATTTATGCGGTGGACCCTGCGTTACGGGAGCGACTATTAGCGTTATAA
- a CDS encoding RrF2 family transcriptional regulator, which yields MKLDFSVAVHSILYLDAHRDSKVASRELAQSLHLNPVMIRNILSVLHKHGYLTGTVGKNGGYQLDLPLVEMNLGDLYDLTIPPTISYARFITGPSKTDEQASQSPIAANISETLTDLFTVADRQYRAYYHQFTMADLQQDLKQHGLFLKRERDSES from the coding sequence ATGAAGCTTGATTTTTCGGTTGCCGTGCATAGCATTTTGTACCTGGATGCCCACCGTGATAGCAAAGTTGCTAGTCGCGAACTGGCCCAATCATTGCACCTGAATCCGGTGATGATTCGTAATATCTTGTCAGTCCTACATAAACACGGTTATTTAACCGGAACAGTGGGCAAAAATGGGGGTTATCAGCTAGATTTGCCGCTAGTTGAAATGAACTTAGGGGATCTCTATGATTTGACGATTCCACCAACCATCAGTTACGCCCGCTTCATCACGGGACCGTCCAAGACGGATGAACAGGCATCCCAATCACCAATTGCTGCGAATATTAGTGAAACGTTGACGGACTTGTTCACGGTCGCGGATCGACAATACCGAGCCTATTATCATCAATTCACCATGGCTGATCTGCAACAAGATTTGAAGCAACATGGGCTATTTTTGAAACGTGAACGTGATTCAGAATCTTAA
- a CDS encoding acetyl-CoA carboxylase biotin carboxyl carrier protein, producing MELDKIYQLMDKFEQSSLTSFEYRDQDFEIQMGKKGHNSKATTAASEPAPLPNQPVIDPTPVTPTPIANASAASVVEPTPAATVTSTAAATPTSIAPESTPEPEPAPTPEPAPVQVDPKECVTAPVVGIYYPAHSSEEAPYVKLGDHVSVGQQVGLIQAMQMMRPVVAKQAGTVKAFLVKNGEEVNFGQPLIQLIPDTPDDI from the coding sequence ATGGAATTAGATAAAATCTATCAGTTAATGGACAAGTTTGAACAAAGTAGTCTCACGAGTTTTGAATATCGTGACCAGGATTTTGAAATCCAAATGGGCAAGAAAGGTCACAACAGTAAGGCGACGACAGCGGCTTCTGAGCCAGCGCCATTGCCTAATCAGCCGGTCATTGATCCGACACCGGTCACGCCAACGCCAATCGCAAACGCGAGCGCGGCTTCAGTGGTGGAACCAACGCCAGCGGCTACGGTAACGAGTACGGCTGCTGCGACGCCAACTAGTATCGCACCGGAATCAACACCGGAACCGGAACCCGCGCCAACACCAGAACCAGCACCGGTCCAAGTCGATCCAAAAGAGTGCGTCACAGCACCAGTTGTCGGGATCTACTATCCAGCGCATTCTTCGGAAGAAGCCCCGTACGTCAAGTTGGGTGACCACGTTAGCGTCGGCCAACAAGTCGGCTTGATTCAGGCCATGCAGATGATGCGGCCCGTCGTTGCTAAGCAAGCTGGGACGGTCAAGGCATTCCTCGTTAAAAATGGCGAAGAAGTCAATTTCGGTCAACCGTTGATTCAATTGATTCCAGATACACCGGATGATATTTAG
- the rihC gene encoding ribonucleoside hydrolase RihC, which translates to MSTKIIMDTDPGIDDAAAITIALNHPDLDLQLITTVAGNVTVDKTTLNALKLTRFFNSDVPVAGGAPQPLIKPFEDAVRIHGVSGMPGYDFPTDLADPLPETAVEALRDYIMAAEQPITLVPTGAYTNIALLFKTYPEVLPHIKEIVAMGGALGKGNMTSAAEFNVFTDPHAAEIMYQSGVPITMVGLDVTMKALLTRESIEQLPAFGKTGEMLHALFGHYNDRNQTGVAMHDVNTLFYLLHPEAFTTEAMWIDVQTDGPANGETVGDIRGAYHDGKTNANVCVDIDAAAFNKWFLATVKAIDEQL; encoded by the coding sequence ATGTCAACAAAGATTATCATGGACACTGATCCTGGTATTGATGATGCCGCTGCGATCACGATTGCATTAAATCATCCTGACTTGGACTTACAATTAATTACAACGGTCGCTGGTAACGTGACCGTCGATAAAACGACGCTCAATGCGCTGAAACTCACGCGCTTCTTCAACAGTGACGTTCCCGTCGCGGGTGGCGCACCTCAGCCACTCATCAAACCATTTGAAGACGCCGTCCGTATTCACGGTGTTTCTGGCATGCCGGGCTACGACTTTCCAACTGACTTGGCCGACCCATTACCTGAAACGGCCGTTGAAGCTTTACGTGATTACATCATGGCTGCCGAGCAACCCATTACGTTGGTGCCAACTGGTGCGTATACCAATATCGCACTGCTCTTCAAGACCTACCCTGAAGTGTTACCTCACATCAAGGAAATCGTCGCAATGGGTGGCGCGCTAGGAAAGGGCAATATGACCAGTGCCGCTGAATTCAATGTTTTCACCGACCCCCATGCCGCTGAAATCATGTATCAATCCGGCGTTCCCATCACGATGGTTGGTTTGGACGTCACGATGAAAGCACTCTTGACTCGCGAATCCATCGAACAACTGCCAGCATTCGGCAAGACCGGCGAGATGTTACACGCCCTCTTCGGCCACTATAACGACCGCAACCAGACCGGCGTTGCCATGCATGACGTTAACACGCTCTTCTACCTACTCCATCCAGAAGCCTTTACGACCGAAGCCATGTGGATCGATGTTCAGACGGATGGTCCGGCCAATGGTGAGACCGTCGGCGATATTCGCGGGGCTTACCACGATGGCAAGACCAACGCCAATGTCTGTGTTGATATCGACGCAGCAGCGTTCAACAAGTGGTTCTTGGCAACCGTCAAAGCAATCGACGAACAACTTTAA